A window from Flavobacterium sp. 83 encodes these proteins:
- a CDS encoding acyltransferase, with protein MNNNTINSKPHYPILDGLRGVAALMVVAFHIFEAHATSYLDQKINHGYLAVDFFFLLSGFVISYAYDDRWDRMSIGNFFKRRLIRLQPMVIMGMIIGALLFYFQDSVTLWPAIHEVPVWKMLLVMVIGFTLIPVPLSLDIRGWAEMHPLNGPGWSLFYEYIANILYALFVRKFSKTALSILVFLSGCALIHLAVTSPNGYLVGGWSLNAEHIHIGFTRMMFPFFAGVLLFRMGKLIKVKNAFFWCSLLVIMALAMPRIGGSEHIWWNGIYDSATVILFFPLIIFLAASGEITSKFSSRVCKFFGDISYPIYITHYPIIYIYTAWAVDNKIPFSEAYPMSILTLLSCVVLAYACLKLYDVPVRQWINKKAFQK; from the coding sequence ATGAATAACAATACTATAAATTCAAAACCCCATTATCCAATACTTGACGGTTTGCGTGGTGTAGCAGCACTTATGGTGGTTGCTTTTCACATTTTTGAGGCCCATGCGACTAGTTATCTGGATCAAAAAATAAACCACGGCTATCTTGCAGTTGATTTTTTCTTTTTACTTTCCGGCTTTGTTATTAGCTACGCTTATGACGATCGATGGGATAGAATGTCAATTGGGAATTTTTTTAAAAGAAGATTGATTCGACTTCAACCAATGGTCATTATGGGAATGATTATAGGTGCATTATTGTTTTATTTCCAAGATTCAGTAACCTTATGGCCTGCCATACATGAAGTTCCTGTTTGGAAAATGCTTTTGGTAATGGTTATTGGATTTACGCTGATTCCTGTTCCACTCTCTTTGGACATTCGTGGTTGGGCAGAAATGCATCCGCTTAACGGACCCGGCTGGTCATTGTTTTATGAATATATTGCCAATATTCTCTATGCGCTTTTTGTTAGAAAATTTTCAAAAACAGCGCTTTCAATACTCGTCTTTCTTTCCGGATGTGCATTAATTCATCTTGCAGTAACAAGTCCTAATGGATATCTTGTAGGAGGCTGGTCGCTAAATGCTGAACATATACATATTGGTTTTACTCGAATGATGTTTCCTTTTTTTGCGGGAGTATTGCTTTTTCGTATGGGAAAATTAATTAAGGTAAAAAATGCTTTTTTTTGGTGCAGTTTACTAGTTATAATGGCTTTAGCTATGCCAAGAATTGGCGGAAGTGAGCATATTTGGTGGAATGGTATTTATGATTCTGCAACTGTAATTTTGTTTTTCCCTTTAATAATTTTCTTGGCAGCTAGCGGAGAGATTACAAGTAAATTTTCTTCAAGGGTATGTAAATTTTTTGGCGATATTTCTTACCCAATATACATTACGCATTATCCAATAATATACATCTATACCGCATGGGCAGTAGATAATAAAATCCCGTTCAGTGAAGCATATCCTATGAGTATATTGACTTTATTATCTTGTGTTGTACTTGCTTATGCTTGCTTAAAATTATATGATGTGCCTGTAAGACAATGGATCAATAAAAAAGCATTCCAAAAATAG
- a CDS encoding glycoside hydrolase family 3 N-terminal domain-containing protein, producing MKKISFSKIAKISLLSTLVLSGISWNKNPEIKDSPGKPIITVDGLTFSDLNQNGRLDKYEDYRLPMNDRIQDLISKMTDDEKASMLIGIGMPGFDLNTFKFTTEGFQGKVPGAAGGTYDLKRLGIPTVVVSDGPAGLRINPKRNNDPNFYYATAFPVGTALASTWNTELINSVGKAMGNEVKEYGVDVLLGPGMNIHRNPLCGRNFEYYSEDPLLTGKISAAIVNGIQSNGVGTSVKHFAANNQERNRMGVNAHISERALREIYLRGFEISVKEAQPWTIMSSYNLINGSYTSQRKDLLTTVLRNEWGFKGLVMTDWFGGYDGFGGANSPFSPNAVSNVTAQLAAGNDLLMPGMPTQKQAILDNMKSGKLSAAVVNTDLTRVLELVMRSPSMNNYNYSGKPNLKANAEVTRQAAAEGTILLKNDNNTLPFSSKATPLAVFGVTSYDFISGGTGSGDVNEAYTVSLIDGLTNSGFSIDKDLEGLYKPYTADQKAKELERREKNGGLMASPKRIEELELNKEIIENKANSSEVALITIGRNAGEGDDRKVDADFNLATDEIALINTVSQAFHAKGKKVVVVLNIGGVIETASWKDKVDAILLPWQPGQEGGNSVADVFTGKVTPSGKLTMTFPVNYADTPSFKNWIGTPAENPTSVTYEEGVYVGYRYYNTFNVKPSYEFGYGLSYTSFDVANLKLSATTFANKITATVTVKNTGKTAGKEVVELYLSAPAKNTDKPSSELKAFAKTNLLQPGESQTITLTLNPKNLASFVTAKNAWIAEAGSYKVAIGTSSLNIKQTAKFSLAKELVVEKTNAAFAADTQFSDLKH from the coding sequence ATGAAAAAAATATCTTTTTCGAAAATTGCGAAAATATCACTTCTTTCAACATTAGTGCTTTCTGGGATTTCTTGGAATAAAAATCCTGAAATTAAAGATTCACCTGGCAAACCCATAATTACTGTTGACGGGTTAACGTTTTCTGATTTAAACCAAAACGGAAGACTAGATAAATATGAAGATTACCGTCTTCCGATGAATGATAGAATTCAGGATTTGATTAGCAAAATGACCGATGATGAAAAAGCAAGCATGCTTATTGGAATTGGAATGCCTGGGTTTGATCTAAATACTTTTAAATTCACAACAGAAGGTTTTCAAGGAAAAGTACCTGGAGCTGCAGGAGGAACTTATGATTTAAAACGATTAGGAATTCCAACAGTCGTTGTCTCTGATGGTCCTGCTGGTTTGAGAATTAATCCAAAAAGAAATAATGACCCAAACTTCTATTATGCAACCGCATTTCCTGTTGGAACCGCATTGGCATCCACTTGGAATACAGAATTAATCAACAGTGTTGGAAAAGCAATGGGTAACGAAGTAAAAGAATATGGTGTAGATGTTTTATTAGGACCAGGAATGAACATTCATAGAAATCCATTGTGCGGAAGAAACTTCGAGTATTATTCAGAAGATCCATTACTTACTGGTAAAATATCGGCAGCAATCGTAAATGGTATTCAATCTAATGGAGTTGGAACTTCGGTTAAACATTTTGCAGCTAATAATCAAGAGCGCAACCGTATGGGAGTAAATGCTCATATTAGCGAAAGAGCCTTACGTGAAATTTATTTAAGAGGTTTTGAAATATCTGTAAAAGAAGCACAGCCTTGGACTATTATGTCATCCTATAACTTAATTAATGGATCTTATACTTCGCAAAGAAAAGATTTATTAACGACAGTTTTAAGAAATGAATGGGGATTTAAAGGTTTAGTGATGACGGATTGGTTTGGTGGTTATGATGGATTTGGTGGAGCAAATTCTCCTTTTTCTCCAAATGCAGTAAGTAATGTTACCGCACAATTAGCTGCTGGAAATGATTTACTGATGCCAGGAATGCCAACTCAAAAACAAGCTATTTTAGACAACATGAAAAGTGGAAAATTATCTGCAGCAGTTGTAAATACCGATTTAACTCGAGTTTTAGAATTAGTAATGAGATCTCCTTCTATGAACAATTACAACTATTCGGGGAAACCAAATTTAAAAGCTAATGCTGAAGTAACAAGACAAGCAGCCGCCGAAGGAACTATTCTATTAAAAAATGACAATAATACTTTGCCGTTTTCTTCTAAAGCTACTCCATTGGCCGTTTTTGGAGTGACTTCGTATGATTTTATTTCAGGAGGAACTGGAAGTGGTGATGTAAATGAAGCGTACACTGTTTCATTAATTGACGGATTAACGAATTCAGGATTTTCAATTGATAAAGATCTAGAGGGATTGTACAAACCGTATACAGCAGATCAAAAAGCAAAAGAGTTAGAGCGTCGTGAAAAAAATGGCGGATTAATGGCTTCTCCAAAACGTATTGAAGAACTAGAATTGAACAAGGAAATTATTGAAAACAAAGCCAATTCATCTGAAGTTGCCCTGATTACAATAGGTAGAAATGCTGGAGAAGGAGATGATAGAAAAGTAGATGCCGACTTCAATTTGGCCACTGACGAAATAGCTTTAATTAACACTGTTTCCCAAGCCTTTCATGCCAAAGGAAAAAAAGTAGTTGTTGTATTGAATATTGGCGGAGTGATTGAAACCGCTAGTTGGAAAGATAAAGTAGATGCAATTCTTTTGCCGTGGCAACCAGGTCAAGAAGGCGGAAATTCTGTAGCCGATGTTTTCACTGGAAAAGTAACTCCATCTGGAAAATTAACCATGACTTTCCCCGTTAATTATGCTGATACGCCTTCATTCAAAAACTGGATTGGAACGCCTGCTGAAAACCCTACAAGTGTAACGTACGAAGAAGGAGTTTATGTTGGATACCGTTATTACAACACGTTTAACGTAAAACCATCTTACGAATTTGGTTACGGATTATCGTATACAAGCTTTGATGTGGCTAATTTGAAATTAAGTGCTACGACTTTTGCCAATAAAATTACTGCAACAGTAACCGTAAAAAACACTGGGAAAACAGCTGGAAAAGAAGTGGTAGAATTATATCTTTCGGCTCCAGCCAAAAACACTGACAAACCAAGTTCAGAGTTGAAAGCTTTTGCAAAAACAAATTTATTGCAACCGGGAGAAAGTCAAACTATTACTTTGACACTAAATCCTAAAAATTTAGCTTCATTTGTTACCGCTAAAAATGCTTGGATTGCTGAAGCAGGTTCTTACAAAGTAGCCATTGGAACATCGTCATTAAACATTAAACAAACTGCTAAATTTTCTTTAGCAAAAGAATTAGTGGTGGAAAAAACAAATGCTGCATTTGCTGCAGACACTCAATTTTCTGATTTGAAGCACTAA
- a CDS encoding alpha/beta fold hydrolase, which translates to MTLEQRANDVLAVIREVTTEKVMILGFSDGGYTAYKFGSMYPDKAKKMIVIGAGVLYPGLTDFNFNFNQAMKWIRNFRYNNAP; encoded by the coding sequence TTGACATTAGAACAAAGAGCAAATGATGTATTGGCAGTAATCCGTGAAGTAACTACAGAAAAAGTAATGATTCTTGGATTTAGTGATGGAGGATATACCGCTTATAAATTTGGCTCAATGTATCCTGATAAAGCTAAAAAAATGATTGTGATAGGCGCGGGTGTTTTATATCCCGGATTAACGGATTTTAATTTTAACTTCAATCAAGCGATGAAATGGATTCGGAATTTTAGGTATAACAACGCACCTTAA
- a CDS encoding DinB family protein, whose product MPKAFSTVNHKKQKTIWEKLFDKFDMSKEQVLNKCFEHQNHHRAQTMVYLRLVGATPPAEKLF is encoded by the coding sequence TTGCCAAAGGCGTTTTCTACTGTCAATCACAAAAAACAGAAAACTATCTGGGAAAAGCTTTTTGATAAATTTGACATGAGTAAAGAGCAAGTGTTAAACAAGTGTTTTGAACATCAAAACCATCATAGAGCACAAACAATGGTTTATTTAAGATTAGTAGGTGCTACTCCTCCCGCAGAAAAACTATTTTAA
- a CDS encoding PepSY-like domain-containing protein: MKTQQKTLIAFAFSFIMFSCTNNEPGSSSSAVSAVALTYEVVAASVLPTTITSYITSKYAGATTTQVNLNSDGTYVAYVTLPAGTTLKSSNTAKTSSVMAKLNFTAKGTLESVKTETTVAIADLLPAITTYITTNYAGATIKEAHLESDGGFDVFITAADGNKIKLNFDVAGTFVSERVFKANGNHKHKHDTNQVPVAIADLVSKIKIYIESNYTGATITSAHKESDATFDVFITTATGAHLNLNFSAAGEFLSVSSNGSNHSNSETQVAVANLLASITTYITTNYANATITSAEKDWNGGFEVHLTTAAGVRLELNFTGTGEFVVGSDANNNHSASMVSVIVTDLIANIKEYITTNYVGATIKEAHLESDGSYDVTISTATGTKLKLNFTATGVFVNVVNN, from the coding sequence ATGAAAACCCAACAAAAAACCCTAATTGCCTTTGCATTTTCTTTTATAATGTTTAGCTGTACTAATAATGAACCTGGTTCATCTAGTTCAGCAGTTAGTGCTGTTGCTTTAACCTATGAAGTGGTAGCAGCATCAGTTTTACCAACCACAATTACTTCTTATATCACATCTAAATATGCAGGAGCTACTACAACCCAAGTGAATTTGAATTCAGACGGAACTTATGTGGCTTATGTAACGCTGCCAGCTGGAACTACTCTTAAATCGAGTAATACAGCAAAAACATCTAGCGTTATGGCTAAATTAAATTTTACTGCCAAAGGAACGCTGGAGTCTGTAAAAACTGAAACTACAGTTGCTATTGCTGATTTATTGCCTGCAATAACTACATACATTACCACAAATTATGCTGGGGCAACTATAAAAGAAGCTCATTTAGAATCTGATGGTGGTTTTGATGTGTTCATCACTGCTGCAGATGGAAACAAAATCAAATTGAATTTTGATGTTGCTGGTACATTTGTGTCTGAAAGAGTATTTAAGGCTAATGGAAATCATAAACACAAACATGATACCAATCAAGTACCAGTAGCTATTGCTGATTTAGTTTCCAAAATAAAAATATATATTGAATCAAATTATACAGGAGCTACAATTACTTCTGCTCATAAAGAGTCAGATGCTACTTTTGATGTATTCATTACCACTGCTACAGGAGCTCATTTGAATCTGAATTTTAGTGCTGCTGGCGAATTCCTTTCAGTAAGTTCTAACGGGAGTAATCATTCTAATAGCGAAACTCAAGTTGCAGTAGCGAACCTATTGGCGAGTATTACTACATATATCACTACAAATTATGCGAATGCCACAATTACATCTGCAGAGAAAGATTGGAACGGTGGTTTCGAAGTGCATCTTACTACTGCTGCAGGAGTTCGATTAGAATTGAATTTTACTGGTACAGGTGAATTTGTAGTAGGTTCTGATGCTAACAATAATCATTCTGCATCAATGGTTTCGGTTATTGTAACAGATTTAATTGCCAATATAAAAGAGTATATAACTACAAATTATGTTGGGGCTACTATAAAAGAAGCTCATTTAGAATCTGATGGAAGTTATGATGTTACAATTAGTACTGCAACAGGAACTAAACTAAAATTGAATTTCACAGCTACAGGTGTATTTGTTAATGTAGTAAATAATTAA
- a CDS encoding acyltransferase family protein, whose product MELQKKRYLSLDIFRGLDIALMIIVNSPGKSATTFAPLLHAKWHGFTLTDLVFPTFLFIVGNSISLSITKYGTLSNKVFLTKVLKRTVILFLLGFLMYWFPFFENGALKPLSDTRIFGVLQRIALCYFFGALILRFWKTKGALIFSVIALVSYQILLYTFGDYTLEGNAVLKLDTWLIGANHMYHGDGIAFDPEGLLSTLPAIVNVIGGYIAGSFLQKSGQNYKTILKMTVVGIVLIIIALGWNSFFPINKKLWTSSFVVLTIGLDLIILSVLVYLLDILKKTKWTFFFEVLGKNPLFVYLLSELLVITLYQFKIKGSSSYDWIAENIFVLTLGDYMGSLGFAVSILLTCWIVGYFLNRNKIYIKI is encoded by the coding sequence ATGGAACTACAAAAAAAACGTTATTTATCATTAGACATCTTTAGGGGTTTGGATATCGCCCTTATGATTATTGTTAATTCTCCAGGCAAAAGCGCCACTACTTTTGCCCCTTTATTGCATGCTAAATGGCATGGTTTTACACTTACTGATTTGGTGTTCCCAACATTCCTTTTCATTGTTGGAAATTCCATTAGTTTAAGCATAACAAAATACGGTACTTTATCAAATAAAGTGTTTTTAACTAAAGTACTAAAACGCACTGTGATACTCTTTTTACTGGGATTTTTAATGTATTGGTTTCCCTTTTTCGAAAATGGTGCGCTGAAACCCTTGAGTGATACCCGGATTTTTGGTGTCCTTCAAAGAATTGCTTTGTGTTATTTTTTTGGTGCTCTAATTTTACGCTTTTGGAAAACAAAAGGAGCTCTAATTTTTAGTGTCATCGCGCTTGTTTCGTATCAAATACTACTCTATACTTTTGGAGACTATACTCTAGAAGGAAATGCTGTTTTAAAACTAGATACTTGGTTAATTGGAGCAAATCATATGTATCATGGTGACGGAATTGCTTTTGACCCCGAAGGTTTGCTTAGCACGCTTCCTGCAATTGTAAACGTGATTGGTGGGTATATTGCGGGTTCGTTTCTACAAAAAAGTGGTCAAAATTATAAAACCATCCTAAAAATGACAGTTGTTGGCATTGTTTTAATTATAATTGCCTTAGGATGGAACTCGTTTTTTCCAATCAACAAAAAATTATGGACCAGTTCCTTTGTGGTACTAACTATTGGTCTCGATCTTATAATCCTTTCGGTATTAGTGTACCTTTTAGATATCTTAAAAAAAACCAAGTGGACATTCTTTTTTGAAGTATTGGGCAAAAATCCTTTGTTTGTTTACCTCCTTTCTGAATTGCTAGTAATCACGCTTTATCAATTTAAAATAAAAGGCAGTTCGTCCTATGATTGGATTGCAGAGAATATCTTTGTGTTGACGCTTGGGGATTATATGGGTTCTTTGGGGTTTGCCGTTTCTATCCTGCTTACTTGCTGGATCGTGGGTTATTTCCTAAATCGAAATAAAATTTATATTAAGATTTAA
- a CDS encoding Gfo/Idh/MocA family protein, with product MGKALSRRNLLKTLGLITGGILTMPLHGFAETNLRLHIPDPKKYPAPIKPVTAITLGAGNRGTVYGNYALQYPEHLKIVGVADPIVIRKERYSEKHGIPVENRFVTWEDVFNRPKFADAVIISTPDNLHFGPCMKALSMGYDILLEKPIAPTEKECRKILALAKKTNRIVAVCHVLRYSPYFIKLRELIQKGTIGELISIQHFEPIQHIHMSHSYVRGNWHNSKETTPIILAKSCHDLDILRWLVGDSCERISAFGDLKWFKKENMPVGATSRCIDGCAIEKECPYSALKIYYRDRQRTHVFDLPTEEDKQGEAILDRLKTTNYGRCVYQMDNDQPDHYTTNLQFSNGVTAAFSMEAFTSYEGRRTRIMGSHGDIVGDMSQFTYTNFLTGEKTEWQQNSDAHGGGDWNLVSDWIQAVSQQNSGLLSSSIDASVESHIIGFTAEKSRLKGTTEKVIL from the coding sequence ATGGGAAAAGCACTTTCACGAAGAAATCTACTTAAAACTTTAGGTCTTATCACCGGCGGTATATTAACCATGCCTTTACATGGATTTGCCGAAACAAATCTTCGCTTGCATATTCCCGATCCAAAAAAATACCCCGCACCAATAAAACCTGTTACCGCTATTACGCTAGGTGCTGGAAATCGCGGTACTGTTTATGGCAACTATGCCTTACAATATCCAGAACATTTAAAAATTGTAGGAGTAGCTGACCCTATTGTTATAAGAAAAGAGCGCTATAGCGAAAAACATGGTATTCCAGTTGAAAATAGGTTTGTGACTTGGGAGGATGTTTTTAACCGTCCCAAATTTGCAGATGCTGTGATCATTTCTACACCCGATAATTTACATTTTGGGCCTTGCATGAAAGCCTTGTCTATGGGTTACGATATCTTGCTTGAAAAACCAATAGCACCCACTGAAAAAGAATGCCGAAAAATATTGGCTTTGGCCAAAAAAACAAACCGCATCGTGGCGGTATGCCATGTACTGCGTTATTCACCCTATTTCATTAAATTAAGAGAACTCATCCAAAAAGGGACTATAGGAGAACTTATAAGCATTCAGCATTTTGAACCCATACAGCACATTCACATGTCACACAGTTACGTACGTGGAAACTGGCACAATAGTAAAGAAACAACCCCTATAATTCTGGCTAAATCGTGTCATGATCTTGATATTTTACGATGGTTGGTTGGAGATTCTTGTGAAAGAATATCGGCATTTGGTGATTTAAAATGGTTTAAAAAAGAAAATATGCCCGTAGGTGCAACCTCTCGTTGTATTGATGGATGCGCCATAGAAAAAGAATGCCCGTACAGTGCTTTGAAAATTTATTACCGTGACCGACAACGAACTCATGTGTTTGATCTCCCTACCGAAGAAGACAAACAGGGTGAGGCTATTTTAGACCGTCTAAAAACTACTAATTACGGTCGTTGTGTGTACCAAATGGACAATGACCAACCGGATCATTACACAACCAATCTTCAGTTTTCTAATGGAGTTACGGCTGCCTTCAGTATGGAAGCATTTACATCATACGAAGGAAGACGCACCCGTATCATGGGTAGTCATGGCGATATTGTAGGCGATATGTCGCAATTTACTTACACTAACTTTTTAACTGGAGAAAAAACGGAATGGCAACAAAATAGTGATGCCCACGGAGGCGGTGATTGGAATTTAGTTTCGGACTGGATACAAGCCGTATCACAACAAAATTCCGGTTTACTTTCTTCTTCCATTGACGCCTCAGTTGAAAGTCATATTATTGGATTTACAGCTGAAAAAAGCCGTTTGAAAGGAACTACAGAAAAAGTAATCTTATAA
- a CDS encoding DUF2452 domain-containing protein produces METNKPDNVVYSLEEGFNANMLPYATNVGAPVIRVDDVVSWKSRGIENVNKELVNKFNELQLQYQKLMEEYEWNELVYSAKFSFEPVIGEIYHLYRDAAGVNFLSLISPQEWNREHIGTFRLNSDKKWVVLDGNRGGY; encoded by the coding sequence ATGGAAACTAATAAACCAGATAACGTTGTTTACTCCCTTGAAGAAGGGTTTAATGCTAATATGTTGCCTTATGCTACCAATGTAGGTGCGCCCGTAATACGTGTGGATGATGTGGTGTCATGGAAAAGTAGGGGAATTGAGAATGTAAACAAAGAGTTGGTCAATAAATTTAACGAACTCCAATTGCAGTACCAAAAGTTAATGGAGGAATACGAATGGAACGAACTAGTGTACAGTGCTAAGTTCTCGTTCGAGCCCGTTATTGGCGAAATCTACCATTTGTACCGCGATGCCGCTGGAGTAAACTTTTTGTCCTTAATAAGCCCACAAGAATGGAATCGAGAACACATAGGAACCTTTAGATTGAATAGTGATAAGAAGTGGGTGGTGCTTGATGGGAATCGTGGGGGGTATTAA